The segment ACGAGTGGTGTACCGCCATTGACGGTCAGCGTCGCCGAGCCGGGCGTGAACGTGGAGTTGTTCAGTACCTGGCTCAGGTCATCGCTGAGGATGACACCGGTGACGGGGGTGACGGTGGAGTTGGTGGCGGTCACCGTATACGTGATCACCCTGTTTGCGCTGGGGTCGCCCGGGTTGAGGTAAGTTCCGGAGGCCGGGAAGGCGGTCTTGCCCAGGGTCCACGAGCCCACGGGGTTGACAGTGCAGGTAATGCTGCCGTCCGGGCAGCTCGATGGCGGGATGATGGTGGCTGACGGTGTCAGGTAATTCTCGAGCGACGCATCACCCAGGTTGCCAACGCTATTGACCTTCACCTGATACGTGACGACGCTTTTCGCGCCGGCAGCCACTATGCCCGTGACGGCCAAGGTTTTAGGCGCCGCCCCCGAGTTGTTCGTGACAACCAAGGGAGTCCCGCTCGTGGAGGTCGTGGTGATGGAGTTGGCCAGGAAGCTCGAGGCATCCAGAACGTCCCCGAGCCAGTCGGTGTAACTGACAGTGGCCGGGGCAGTGCCGCTCGTGTTGTCGAAAGCCAGCGAGTAGCTCAGAACCTGCCCGGGCTGGACTACGGTCCCGGCCGCCGGATCCACGCTCTTGGAGGCCACCAGATTGGGCAGGAGGGTGGCGCAGGCGGAGTTGTCCGTCGTCGGGCCCTGCTCCTGGCCAGCCGGCAACGCAACCGAGTTGAACAGGCCGGTGCCGGGGCCCGCGCACGCCGCTGGTTGGCTGGTGTTCGTGTAGTGGAACGTCACGGCGAGATTGAAGGTCTGCGTGGCTCCCGGGCCGATGGCGATTCCCGGCTGGGCCAGCGCGTATGGACCGGGTGTCGGCGACGACCCACCAGCAGGAGCCCCGGTCCCGGTAGTCGTCCAAACAGCACTCGTTGCAGCCAGGTTCGGGGCGAACGCCGGAGTGTCGGCCAGGGTACCGTAAGTGCCGGCCGCCGAGCCGGTGTTGGAGACGGTGACGGTGTAGTTGGCGACAAAGTTGCCGTTCGCATCCGGACCGGTGACCGTGCCGGCCTGCTTGGCTACGTTGATGATCGGCTGGGCGGTGTTTGACAAGGTGCAGGTAATGTTCGCCCCGGCCACCGGCGTGATGGCCAGCGAACCGCTGAACCCGGCCCCGACGGGCAAACCGGCCTGTAGGCCGAACGAGTCCGTACAGGTAATGGTGCCGGCATAGTTCGCAAGGTTGGCCGTACCGGCGGCCGCTTCGGTCAGGGCATAAACGGTTCCAGCCGTGGCCACGTAGGCGCCGGTGGTGCCGGTTCCCGCAGTTACTGAGGATCCCGTACCTGTCGTGGTTGAGTTGGTGGTGTTGTTAACCACCGTGCCCGTCGCCCCGCCGGTGCGGATCTGCACGGTGAACTGGTCCGTTGCCGCCCCGCGCGGTGCTCCGAGCGCCTTGGTCAGGGTAATCCGCGGCGCCCGGACGGTCAGGGTGGCGTTCGACGGCGGGTTGAGATTGGTCACGATGTTGGCCGGGCCGTTGACATACGTCCCCTCCGCCGCGGCGGTCACGTTGAACGTGATGGTGCAGGATGCCTGCCCCGCGGCAAGATCACCGCCCGTCGCAGTGAAGGTGTTCGCTCCGGCAGTCGCCGTGCGGACGAACCCTGCGCCGGTCACCTGTGCACATGTTCCGCCGATCACGGGAGTCGGCGCGATCACGACGCCGGCAGGCAGCGTGTCGGTGATACTCCAGTCGTTCTTCGCCTTCAGGTCGCTGGTGTTGGTCACCGTGAGCGTCACCATGGACGTCTGGCCGGGGGCAATGAGCGCCGGACCGAACGATTTGTCCAACTGCGGGGTGACGTCGACGATCTGGGGCAGGTCGAACGCCACGTCGTTACCCGAGCCATTGGTCTGCGCGTTGTACAGCGACAGCCCGAGGTTCGCAGTCGTCCCGGCCGGAACCATGTACGCCGCTGACTGCAGTTTGGTCACCTGAGTCGACCAGTCAGTGGAACTCGTGCATGGGTTCAGCCCTGAGCTCAGCACGATCGGAGTCCCATTCACAAGAAGACTGAACGTCTCCTGCGGCTGACTGGCGCCGCCCTGGGCAGGACAGTTCACGGCGGCGAAATAGGCCGACACCGCGTAGTAGTGCCCGGCGATCGCGGGAATGGTCTTCACTGTGCGGAACTCCGTGCCGGCGGTGATGGAACCGCTCGACGCATTCGTGTACTCCGTCAGAGCCTGGTTCGTTTGCGCCTGCGCCGGGCTCTGCCCCTGCGCCACGCCGAGTGCTTGGGCCATGCTCCGAAGTGAGGGCCACGTCGTGCCGAGGTTCCGCTGGCAGCCAGCGTCGGAGGCCGGAGGGTTAGGCGTGGTCCAACTCATGATCCACCCATTGCACTGGTTCCCGGCCGGAGTCCACTGCGGGTCCGCCGTGTACGTCGAGAACGCGGCTGCCGCACCGCCGGTGTAGTTCAGGATGTTGATGGCAGCCGCGGAAGCATCCTGATTGGAAAAATCCTCGGTGTAGACCGGAGTACCCGCCTGAGGCACTCCCGGGGTTCCCGGCGTCGTCGCATATGCGGGTGAAGGCAAGGTACCGCCCAAACCAAGGCCGACAATCGTTGCTGTGAGGAGAATTGCCAGTAGCTTGGCTGGAAGGGACTGCTTCATAGGCTTTCTTGCTTCACTTTCGGGAGCGGGCGCACAGGTGGTCTCTAGCCATCAAGTGCGCGCTTCCCGCGATTCGTGTCGCAGAAAACAGGTTGAATTTTTGAATGAAGTGGGGGGAGAAACGGCCACCCACTGGAACAGTGGGAGCAATTCGCGGATCGTGACGCGAAAGTTGGAAAGTATTTTCGGAGCGAAACATCGGCCGGATCAGGTTCCGGGCGCCGCAGCCGCCTATTTTACTTCGGTGGGCTTCCTGCGGCCGGTGACCATGAACAGGCCTGCGCCTGCCAGCACGAGGATTCCGCCCGCAGGCAGGGCCCAGGTTCCTACGCCGGTGAGCGGCAGCTGGAATCCAGCGTTCTGCTTGATGTTGCCGATCGTCACCGTCACAGCCGAGGGGTCGTTGCTGGTGACCGTGGTCTCGACCGGCTGGGCGAGCAGCGCGTACCCGGACGGGGCCTTGGTCTCCACCAGCCAGTACGACTGGTAACCGGGCTGACCGGGGCTGACGGGCTTTCCGTTCGCCTTGTTGGAGTAACGCAGCCCCGAGATCACCAGGTTGCCGCTGGCATCGGTGGTCCAGGAATTGGAACCTCCGACGCTGATCGCGTTGGTACCGGCCAGCGCATCAGCCCGGCTCGGATACACCGAGAACCCGGCACCGGCCAGGGCGGCCGAACTCTGGGAATCCTTCTTGTGCAGCACGATGTTGCCCCACTTCGTCACCGCCACCGGAGGCGTGACCACGGGACCGCCGGGCTGGCCCGGAGTGATGTTGAAGCTGGCCGCGTTCGGGTAGACAAGAGCCGTGTTCGTGACCTCACCGACCGTGTTCACGGTCGTGTTCACCGTGACCACGACCTTCGCGGTGGGGTTGGCAGCCAGAATCGCCCGGCCGCTTGCGGTGAAGTCGACTGTGAGGGTGTTCGTGGCCGTGTCGAACGCGATGCTGTAGTCCGTGTTCAGCGCCAGCGCGGCATTGTTGGAGAGCGCCACGGTCGAGTTGGTGTAGCTCAGCTTCGAATCGAGCTTGTCGACGATCCGGTACCCATCAATCGGGTTGACGTTGGGAATGTCGCTGCTGATGGTCCACTGCACGTTGTCACCGAGCTTGACCACCGACACATCATTCACGCTCTTCGTGGCCCCGGTCACCGCGTTCTTGGGATAGACGTTCACGTCATACAGCCAGCTGTTCCCGCCGGCCGGGTCCGTCATGGGAACCGTCACCAGGAACGGGGCCGCAGGAGTCACACCGGCCGGGTAGCCGGTCTCGGTCACCAGATACAGGCCCAGCGGAAGATTCCCCAAGGTCGCCGTTCCGGCCGCGCCGGTCGTGACCTTCGAACCCGGGGTCGCCGCCTGCGTCACGGCCTGGTCCGGCGTCAGCGCTGCCGCCGCAGCCCAGCCCGCATTCGTCGTCAGATCAATATTGTTGACCTTCTGGACCGCGAACGTCACCCCGGCCATCGGCGTCAGTCCCTGCAACTGGGCGGCAGTCAGAACCGTTCCGTCGTTGGGCAGGTTGGTCGGCGAGGCCGGCCTCTCGTACTTGTGGATGGTCAACGAACCCGTCTCACGAACGGGGTTCGTGATGCCGGTTCCGGAATCAACCACCCTGGCTGTCTCCCGCGGCGCAGGAACCGCTTCGGGCACGATTGGCGCGGGCGCCGGGGGTTGCGGCACCGCAATGGCGGGCGGGTCCGACGTCGGCGCCGGGCTTGGCGGGGGCGCCGTCGGGCCACGTTCCGGCGCGGACTGCGGGGCTGACGGGGCGATGCTCGGAACATCGGCTTCAGCCATGGGCGTCGGGCTAGTCTGTCCAAGCCACATGAGAATGCCTGCAATCGCGAGGCCTCCCAGGACCATGGCGGCGACTGCCATCTTCCAGAATCCACCCACCGACCGCAGTCCCGCGGCGGCCGGTTCGACCCCTCCCCGAAGGAACGACTCCCGAAGGAACGGCTCGGGAAGGAATGGCTCCGGGAGAACCCCTCCGGGAAGAAGCGACTCCAGGAGTACGGTTCCGGGGAAAAATCCGGCGGTCACTG is part of the Arthrobacter ramosus genome and harbors:
- a CDS encoding SpaA isopeptide-forming pilin-related protein, which codes for MKQSLPAKLLAILLTATIVGLGLGGTLPSPAYATTPGTPGVPQAGTPVYTEDFSNQDASAAAINILNYTGGAAAAFSTYTADPQWTPAGNQCNGWIMSWTTPNPPASDAGCQRNLGTTWPSLRSMAQALGVAQGQSPAQAQTNQALTEYTNASSGSITAGTEFRTVKTIPAIAGHYYAVSAYFAAVNCPAQGGASQPQETFSLLVNGTPIVLSSGLNPCTSSTDWSTQVTKLQSAAYMVPAGTTANLGLSLYNAQTNGSGNDVAFDLPQIVDVTPQLDKSFGPALIAPGQTSMVTLTVTNTSDLKAKNDWSITDTLPAGVVIAPTPVIGGTCAQVTGAGFVRTATAGANTFTATGGDLAAGQASCTITFNVTAAAEGTYVNGPANIVTNLNPPSNATLTVRAPRITLTKALGAPRGAATDQFTVQIRTGGATGTVVNNTTNSTTTGTGSSVTAGTGTTGAYVATAGTVYALTEAAAGTANLANYAGTITCTDSFGLQAGLPVGAGFSGSLAITPVAGANITCTLSNTAQPIINVAKQAGTVTGPDANGNFVANYTVTVSNTGSAAGTYGTLADTPAFAPNLAATSAVWTTTGTGAPAGGSSPTPGPYALAQPGIAIGPGATQTFNLAVTFHYTNTSQPAACAGPGTGLFNSVALPAGQEQGPTTDNSACATLLPNLVASKSVDPAAGTVVQPGQVLSYSLAFDNTSGTAPATVSYTDWLGDVLDASSFLANSITTTSTSGTPLVVTNNSGAAPKTLAVTGIVAAGAKSVVTYQVKVNSVGNLGDASLENYLTPSATIIPPSSCPDGSITCTVNPVGSWTLGKTAFPASGTYLNPGDPSANRVITYTVTATNSTVTPVTGVILSDDLSQVLNNSTFTPGSATLTVNGGTPLVVPDPGPDMKLATLPFTLPGNGAAVLTYSVTVNTNAWLVTVKNGATGNGILPPARCVTGGSAPLDPACFTTNPTTGHLFLQKAGPGTIQGSTVPLIGSTFEIHNDAAGQMGPTVVGVNSPVSGSPGLVEVRNLLPGTYWLLETKAPDGYSLLATPVKFTIAPNGSIALDPATAGTSVTANNQTITVLDMASVKLPFAGGPGTAGIFGGTVLGILALMISLALIVFRRANKSPQTQTP
- a CDS encoding SpaH/EbpB family LPXTG-anchored major pilin is translated as MGQVSEDGSNGGDASIAVGHSDPQIMAMVRDGDASAFDVLFQRHLAAAKFVARAQTDNVSDADDVVSEAFASIFQALTEGKGPDHFFRSYLLTAVRRIAHDRNRKSRRTQVVGDVDVLDTVVVDADTVLDAFESSTMAKAFKSLPERWQAALWHVDIEGLKPAAAAPFIGLSPNGVSSLVIRAREGLRQAYLQNHVNVASDDSCVEFSSLLGKYVRNGLKRASQEKVKAHLEECSKCTAVLVELNDVQAGMRALVFPLVVGVVFTPAVTAGFFPGTVLLESLLPGGVLPEPFLPEPFLRESFLRGGVEPAAAGLRSVGGFWKMAVAAMVLGGLAIAGILMWLGQTSPTPMAEADVPSIAPSAPQSAPERGPTAPPPSPAPTSDPPAIAVPQPPAPAPIVPEAVPAPRETARVVDSGTGITNPVRETGSLTIHKYERPASPTNLPNDGTVLTAAQLQGLTPMAGVTFAVQKVNNIDLTTNAGWAAAAALTPDQAVTQAATPGSKVTTGAAGTATLGNLPLGLYLVTETGYPAGVTPAAPFLVTVPMTDPAGGNSWLYDVNVYPKNAVTGATKSVNDVSVVKLGDNVQWTISSDIPNVNPIDGYRIVDKLDSKLSYTNSTVALSNNAALALNTDYSIAFDTATNTLTVDFTASGRAILAANPTAKVVVTVNTTVNTVGEVTNTALVYPNAASFNITPGQPGGPVVTPPVAVTKWGNIVLHKKDSQSSAALAGAGFSVYPSRADALAGTNAISVGGSNSWTTDASGNLVISGLRYSNKANGKPVSPGQPGYQSYWLVETKAPSGYALLAQPVETTVTSNDPSAVTVTIGNIKQNAGFQLPLTGVGTWALPAGGILVLAGAGLFMVTGRRKPTEVK